The Xenorhabdus doucetiae genome has a window encoding:
- the yihI gene encoding Der GTPase-activating protein YihI translates to MSPLKKKSPVKPSAGKQKRKSRAELDAEGRERKRQKKRRGNGNATGSRQSGNDSNKKRSVAKQEKDPRIGSKVSVPLIVGEKATAVKPAVKPAAEQQKPRLSPQEELAMLENDERLDDLLARLEQGEKLSQEDNDYVDNMLDRIDTLMEKLGINLEEEDSEEERQEDIMQLLKGK, encoded by the coding sequence ATGAGTCCGTTAAAGAAAAAATCACCAGTGAAGCCTTCCGCTGGTAAGCAAAAAAGAAAAAGTCGCGCAGAGCTGGATGCAGAAGGGCGCGAGCGTAAACGCCAGAAAAAACGCCGTGGTAATGGTAATGCGACAGGCAGCCGCCAGAGCGGGAATGACAGCAATAAAAAGCGTTCAGTCGCCAAGCAGGAAAAAGATCCCCGTATTGGCAGTAAGGTTTCGGTTCCTCTGATCGTGGGTGAGAAAGCAACGGCAGTGAAACCCGCGGTCAAACCGGCAGCAGAGCAACAGAAACCTCGCCTGTCACCGCAGGAAGAGCTGGCAATGCTGGAAAATGATGAGCGATTGGATGACTTGTTGGCACGTCTTGAGCAGGGTGAAAAACTGTCTCAGGAAGACAACGATTATGTCGATAATATGCTCGACCGCATTGATACCCTGATGGAAAAGTTGGGCATCAATCTGGAAGAAGAGGACAGCGAAGAAGAACGGCAGGAAGATATCATGCAGTTGTTGAAGGGTAAGTAA
- a CDS encoding glycosyltransferase family 39 protein: MRFFDTSSYRMPLYLWVTGYAVLWIIASYSLDPTVPYDAVEALNWGMNGEWGSPKNPWLVGAVMLPAISVSHLSLSFYWYFTHFVAIAIGMLGVWQLAFRLTGKIVLAWLAMLTLNLSGIINFDIIPYNDNYLLVMLWPWSLLFFLRAIDDHPKWWLAFALTTGLATMGKYSSLALVGSVFLLSLFVPKVRRNYRQPLFYLAIVIWFALVLPNVWWLVHNDFAAFKWVDSQIQQGFNLRTTRAVLSVFYPLLIVSAIIYLLGGRIGWPRQPSNALANIVLLLPLLIIYGWFSFNEGGRITEWIQPFMVVSPALLVGSITVFPNKSLRSTLLGLTVFAVLVLIGYIGVMMANVRDAGQKFVGIKTFASQLDQRWNELYPTPLRYVGGEYLHQWLTFYSHYRPETIQPWELDNGAPPNIYNRHIKESNIVEYGALLVGERGKSCEEEDFRHTLAEWPSLVLSHKEEFAFQAQPSAEWDTVCIGFVAPESIQ; this comes from the coding sequence ATGCGCTTTTTTGATACCTCTTCTTATCGCATGCCCTTGTATCTTTGGGTCACGGGTTATGCGGTTTTGTGGATAATAGCAAGCTACTCTCTCGATCCCACCGTTCCTTATGATGCCGTAGAAGCTTTGAACTGGGGAATGAATGGGGAATGGGGATCGCCCAAAAATCCGTGGTTAGTGGGCGCCGTCATGCTCCCCGCTATATCTGTCAGCCATCTCTCTCTCAGTTTTTATTGGTATTTCACCCACTTTGTTGCCATTGCCATCGGGATGCTTGGGGTTTGGCAACTGGCTTTCCGGCTGACGGGCAAAATTGTACTGGCATGGCTTGCCATGCTGACCCTGAATCTATCCGGTATCATCAATTTTGATATTATTCCTTATAACGATAATTACCTTTTGGTCATGCTCTGGCCGTGGTCATTGCTGTTTTTCCTGCGTGCCATTGACGATCATCCTAAATGGTGGCTGGCATTCGCCCTCACTACCGGGCTGGCAACGATGGGAAAATATTCTTCGCTGGCTCTGGTCGGCTCCGTCTTTTTGCTCTCTCTGTTCGTGCCCAAAGTACGCCGCAACTATCGGCAGCCGCTGTTTTATCTCGCTATTGTCATCTGGTTCGCCTTGGTGTTACCGAACGTTTGGTGGCTGGTGCATAACGACTTCGCTGCGTTTAAGTGGGTGGATTCCCAAATTCAGCAAGGGTTTAATCTACGTACCACTCGCGCGGTACTTTCCGTGTTCTACCCGTTACTGATTGTCAGTGCCATTATTTATCTGCTGGGTGGCCGGATTGGCTGGCCCAGGCAGCCATCCAATGCGCTGGCGAATATCGTGCTTCTGCTGCCTTTGCTAATTATTTACGGCTGGTTTTCCTTCAATGAGGGAGGACGCATAACCGAGTGGATACAACCTTTTATGGTCGTTTCGCCGGCCTTGTTGGTGGGATCGATCACGGTATTTCCCAACAAATCCTTACGCAGCACATTATTGGGATTAACCGTATTTGCTGTATTAGTGTTGATCGGTTACATCGGGGTGATGATGGCAAATGTCCGAGATGCCGGGCAAAAATTCGTGGGAATCAAAACCTTTGCCAGCCAACTTGATCAACGTTGGAACGAGCTGTATCCAACGCCACTACGTTATGTTGGCGGTGAATATCTGCACCAATGGCTGACATTTTATAGCCACTATCGTCCAGAAACGATCCAACCTTGGGAATTAGATAATGGCGCGCCTCCCAATATCTATAACCGCCATATCAAAGAGAGCAATATCGTGGAATATGGTGCCTTGCTGGTGGGAGAGCGGGGAAAGAGCTGTGAGGAGGAAGATTTCCGGCATACGCTGGCAGAATGGCCATCCTTAGTCCTCAGCCATAAAGAAGAGTTCGCCTTCCAGGCCCAGCCCAGTGCGGAGTGGGACACGGTTTGCATTGGCTTTGTAGCACCGGAGAGTATTCAATAA
- a CDS encoding NCS2 family permease, whose translation MSTITSGSANRQGLLQRVFKLQEHGTTARTEMIAGLTTFLTMVYIVFVNPQILAVAGMDIKAVFVTTCLIAAVGSIMMGLVANLPVAVAPAMGLNAFFAFVVVGAMGISWQVAMGAIFWGAVGLFILTLFRIRYWMIANIPLSLRVGITSGIGLFIAMMGLKNAGIIVPNPDTIVSMGNFAAHNVLLGALGFFIIAILAARNFHAAVLISIIVTTGIGWMMGYVEYHGIFDLPPSVMSVVGNVDIKGALDIALAGVIFSFMLVNLFDSSGTLIGVTDKAGIADSKGQFPRMKQALYVDSISSVAGSYIGTSSVTAYIESSSGVSVGGRTGLTAIVVGILFLLVMFISPLASMVPAYATAGALVYVGVLMTSSLTRVQWHDLTEAVPAFITAVMMPFSFSITEGIALGFIAYCAMKLGTGKWREVSPCVLVVTLLFVLKMVFVDAH comes from the coding sequence ATGAGCACAATCACTTCTGGCTCTGCTAATCGTCAGGGCTTGCTTCAGCGCGTGTTTAAATTACAGGAACATGGTACGACGGCGCGTACCGAAATGATCGCCGGGCTGACCACCTTTCTCACGATGGTGTATATCGTCTTTGTTAACCCGCAAATTCTGGCAGTGGCAGGTATGGATATTAAAGCGGTATTTGTCACCACCTGTTTAATCGCCGCTGTTGGCAGCATTATGATGGGATTGGTGGCGAATCTGCCCGTTGCCGTTGCACCTGCAATGGGATTGAATGCGTTTTTTGCCTTTGTTGTGGTCGGCGCGATGGGCATTTCATGGCAGGTGGCGATGGGAGCGATTTTTTGGGGTGCGGTGGGGTTGTTTATATTGACGCTCTTTCGTATTCGTTATTGGATGATCGCCAATATTCCATTGAGCCTGCGTGTGGGCATTACCAGTGGCATCGGCCTGTTTATTGCGATGATGGGGCTGAAAAATGCCGGCATTATCGTGCCTAATCCCGACACGATTGTCTCAATGGGTAACTTTGCTGCCCATAATGTCCTGTTGGGGGCATTGGGCTTTTTTATCATTGCTATTCTGGCGGCACGTAATTTCCATGCCGCGGTGTTGATTTCGATCATCGTGACAACGGGCATCGGTTGGATGATGGGCTATGTGGAATATCACGGTATTTTTGATCTGCCGCCGAGTGTAATGAGCGTAGTGGGTAATGTCGATATCAAAGGCGCGCTGGATATCGCGCTGGCTGGCGTGATTTTCTCATTTATGCTGGTGAACTTGTTTGATTCTTCCGGCACATTGATTGGTGTGACGGATAAAGCGGGGATTGCTGACAGTAAGGGTCAATTTCCACGCATGAAACAAGCCTTGTACGTGGATAGTATCAGTTCGGTGGCTGGCTCCTATATTGGGACGTCTTCAGTGACCGCCTATATTGAAAGCTCTTCGGGCGTGTCTGTTGGCGGCCGCACGGGGTTGACCGCGATTGTCGTTGGTATCCTGTTCCTGCTGGTGATGTTTATCTCGCCACTGGCAAGCATGGTGCCCGCCTATGCTACAGCGGGAGCTTTGGTTTATGTGGGTGTCCTGATGACATCCAGCCTGACACGGGTGCAATGGCACGATCTGACCGAAGCTGTCCCGGCTTTTATCACCGCCGTGATGATGCCGTTTAGCTTCTCCATTACCGAAGGCATCGCGCTGGGCTTTATCGCCTACTGTGCCATGAAATTGGGCACCGGCAAATGGCGTGAAGTTAGCCCGTGTGTGCTTGTCGTGACGCTACTGTTTGTGCTGAAAATGGTATTTGTGGATGCCCATTAA
- a CDS encoding TetR/AcrR family transcriptional regulator: MGRRKKIDREVLLDAAEQIVTTHGAAALTIDALAKAVGITKGGVQYSFNTKEGLIDAMFERWGASYDEQFHEMAGDNPHPLTAVRAHIEATRRSDEASTAKAAGLLAALLQTPEHLESTRIWYRQRIAGLDTATEEGRQARLAFLATEGAFVLRFFGLMDVTQDEWGDILNDILAAMPSPDSSVNTTSEAEKSNKISSNNECPQKS; this comes from the coding sequence ATGGGACGACGCAAGAAAATTGATCGAGAAGTTCTGCTGGATGCCGCAGAGCAAATTGTCACAACACATGGCGCTGCGGCTCTCACCATTGATGCACTGGCGAAGGCGGTAGGTATTACCAAAGGCGGAGTGCAATACAGTTTTAACACAAAAGAGGGTCTTATTGATGCGATGTTTGAGCGTTGGGGGGCAAGTTATGACGAACAGTTTCATGAAATGGCCGGAGATAATCCACACCCCCTGACAGCAGTACGTGCACATATTGAAGCGACCAGGCGATCTGATGAAGCATCAACGGCAAAGGCGGCGGGTTTGTTGGCTGCGTTATTACAGACACCTGAACATCTCGAATCAACCCGAATTTGGTATCGACAACGCATAGCAGGTTTGGATACAGCGACGGAAGAGGGTCGGCAGGCGCGTTTGGCGTTTTTAGCGACAGAGGGAGCATTTGTTCTGCGTTTTTTCGGCTTAATGGATGTCACACAGGATGAGTGGGGAGATATCTTAAATGACATTCTGGCTGCCATGCCATCCCCTGATTCTTCTGTAAATACAACATCAGAAGCAGAGAAATCGAATAAAATATCGTCTAACAATGAATGTCCTCAAAAATCATAA
- a CDS encoding MFS transporter, giving the protein MKSNIRWLVLAIISSALFLVVVDMTVLYTALPRLTHDLRASASEKLWIMNAYTLTIAGLLPAMGALSDRFGAKKLFTHGLAIFGAASLMAAFSPTPAILIAARVVLAFGAAMMMPATLAIVRQAFEDPNERALAIGIWSAVASGGAALGPVIGGFLLEYYWWGSVFLINVPIVLVAFGFALVVISKSPNNPSHSFDLIASGQIMLGLFGITYAIKEISKQAPSLETAAIAGIIGIIFTVIFVRRQQRSSTPMIDFHLFRNRPFTAGIIAAFVSTAAIVGIELALSQNFQLAMGFSPLQAGLAILPIPVAAFVAGPLAGLAIPKLGSRRIMWLSLALAGLGIFGYLIGLQSGMWVQMVSLSIIGFGTGAAMTAASTAIMLNAPESKAGTAASIEEVAYELGSLIGIAVLGSLMVAVYSASFTLPADIGIPEMARNSIDEALIAAEGLKGEAALSLIHAAQQAFNHSFLSVLIAAGTLLLLTSAMLAWFVKKQHQ; this is encoded by the coding sequence ATGAAATCAAATATCCGTTGGCTTGTACTCGCTATTATTTCCAGTGCACTTTTCTTAGTTGTCGTTGATATGACTGTTCTCTACACCGCTTTGCCACGGCTGACACATGATTTGCGTGCTTCTGCCTCTGAAAAACTGTGGATCATGAATGCCTATACGTTGACCATCGCAGGCTTACTTCCCGCTATGGGGGCATTGAGTGACCGTTTTGGGGCAAAAAAACTGTTTACTCACGGGCTGGCCATTTTCGGCGCTGCATCGCTGATGGCCGCATTTTCTCCCACGCCTGCTATTCTGATTGCTGCCCGTGTGGTTCTTGCTTTTGGCGCGGCGATGATGATGCCGGCAACACTCGCAATAGTCCGGCAAGCATTTGAAGATCCCAACGAAAGGGCGCTTGCCATTGGCATCTGGTCTGCCGTCGCTTCGGGTGGGGCTGCGCTTGGCCCTGTTATCGGCGGGTTCCTGCTCGAATATTACTGGTGGGGCTCGGTTTTCCTTATCAATGTCCCGATTGTCCTCGTTGCGTTTGGTTTTGCACTGGTCGTTATTTCTAAAAGCCCGAACAATCCAAGCCACTCCTTTGACCTGATTGCTTCCGGGCAAATTATGCTTGGGTTGTTCGGTATTACCTATGCAATTAAGGAAATCAGTAAACAAGCCCCGTCATTGGAAACCGCAGCGATAGCGGGCATTATTGGGATTATTTTCACGGTCATTTTTGTTCGTCGGCAGCAGCGTTCATCAACACCCATGATCGATTTCCATCTTTTCCGCAATCGCCCCTTCACGGCAGGAATTATCGCCGCTTTTGTTTCCACCGCCGCTATTGTGGGCATAGAACTCGCCCTCAGCCAAAACTTCCAACTTGCGATGGGATTTTCTCCCCTGCAAGCAGGACTCGCTATCTTACCTATTCCGGTTGCTGCTTTTGTTGCCGGCCCTTTGGCCGGACTTGCCATACCGAAGCTGGGTTCCAGGCGGATCATGTGGCTTTCCCTCGCCCTCGCCGGACTGGGTATTTTTGGTTATCTTATCGGTTTGCAATCCGGCATGTGGGTGCAAATGGTGTCGTTAAGCATCATTGGGTTTGGCACTGGCGCAGCAATGACAGCCGCTTCCACGGCCATCATGCTTAATGCGCCGGAAAGCAAGGCGGGCACCGCCGCGTCTATCGAGGAAGTGGCCTATGAGCTGGGAAGTTTAATCGGAATAGCGGTGCTCGGCAGCCTGATGGTAGCCGTCTATTCTGCCTCATTCACCCTTCCGGCTGATATAGGCATCCCAGAGATGGCACGAAACAGTATTGATGAGGCACTTATCGCCGCAGAAGGGTTAAAGGGAGAAGCCGCACTTTCGCTGATCCATGCTGCACAACAGGCATTTAATCACTCATTCTTGTCGGTATTGATCGCAGCAGGGACATTGCTATTGTTGACTTCTGCCATGCTCGCCTGGTTCGTAAAAAAGCAACACCAATAA
- a CDS encoding Hcp family type VI secretion system effector produces the protein MANSIYVTIKGKLQGLISQGCSTLDSIGNNFQLGHEDQIFVLQFNHGISRSQNVAHQPVKFVKPLDKSSPLLMMAISNNEELDLMFEFYRTSQAGSQERFYSVNLRNAKLLNLNVQYPHSVNHHDQQPEEVVAVRYKDIVCQHHIAGTSGYCVWEDTVY, from the coding sequence ATGGCAAATTCGATTTATGTGACAATCAAAGGAAAGCTTCAAGGGTTAATCTCTCAGGGATGTTCTACACTGGACTCTATTGGTAATAATTTTCAATTGGGACATGAAGATCAAATTTTTGTATTACAATTTAATCATGGTATTTCTCGTTCACAAAATGTGGCCCATCAACCCGTTAAATTTGTAAAGCCTTTGGATAAATCATCTCCGTTACTAATGATGGCAATTTCAAACAATGAGGAACTTGATTTGATGTTCGAATTTTATCGAACATCACAAGCGGGTAGTCAAGAGCGTTTTTACTCAGTTAATTTGAGAAATGCAAAATTATTGAATTTAAATGTACAGTATCCGCATTCGGTTAATCATCATGATCAGCAACCAGAAGAGGTTGTGGCCGTAAGATATAAAGACATCGTTTGTCAGCATCATATAGCCGGTACATCAGGATATTGTGTTTGGGAAGATACGGTTTATTAA
- a CDS encoding amino acid ABC transporter permease has protein sequence MDFTVIAENWRYLLLGTFPDGPLAGAALTLAISIMAGTISIVLGILGGIALAMLRGFWANLLAAVLGFFRAIPVIMLIFWTYFLLPVILGMEIPEITTVVCALALITSAYLAHGVKAGILAVSEGQWRAGLSLGFNRWEVLWHIVLPQALRMMVPSFINQWIALIKDTSLAYIVGVAELSFLATQVNNRSMVYPMEVFLFVALVYFVMCLSLELMANSIARRFAVRREKTAIFRFWRKKTLTVVPQN, from the coding sequence ATGGATTTTACGGTTATTGCAGAAAACTGGCGTTATTTGCTATTGGGCACCTTTCCCGATGGGCCATTGGCAGGGGCAGCATTGACGCTGGCAATCAGCATCATGGCAGGGACTATCTCCATCGTATTGGGTATCTTAGGGGGCATTGCGCTGGCGATGCTGCGGGGCTTTTGGGCCAACTTATTGGCGGCTGTGCTGGGTTTCTTCCGCGCCATTCCGGTGATTATGCTGATTTTCTGGACCTATTTCTTGCTGCCGGTGATATTAGGAATGGAAATTCCTGAAATTACGACCGTTGTCTGTGCGCTGGCATTGATTACTTCGGCGTATTTGGCGCATGGCGTCAAAGCGGGGATTTTGGCGGTGAGTGAGGGTCAATGGCGAGCCGGGTTATCACTGGGTTTCAATCGTTGGGAAGTGCTGTGGCATATCGTCTTGCCGCAGGCACTGCGCATGATGGTGCCTTCCTTTATCAATCAATGGATTGCCTTAATTAAGGATACGTCATTGGCTTATATCGTCGGCGTGGCAGAATTGTCATTTTTGGCGACCCAAGTCAATAACCGCAGCATGGTTTATCCGATGGAAGTCTTTTTATTCGTTGCGCTGGTTTATTTTGTGATGTGTTTATCACTGGAGTTGATGGCCAATTCTATTGCCCGTCGCTTCGCGGTGAGACGCGAAAAAACCGCAATCTTCAGATTCTGGCGTAAAAAAACGTTGACCGTGGTTCCTCAAAATTAA
- a CDS encoding amino acid ABC transporter permease — protein MFEQFITERLLAPEYLHWLWQGFLITLWLSACAIVSSTLLGFVVAAARDSQLKPLRWLVTVYTSVFRNTPLLVQLFFWYFASGQILPQQAMIWLNTPHDTLIFGLTLAWPSFEFLAGFIGLTLYSAPFVAEELRAGIQGVGRGQKYAAHALGLTPWQAMRHIVLPQALKIAMPPLLGQYMNIVKNSSLTMAIGVAELSYASRQVETQSLQTFEAFGVATVLYIAMIAVMEGWGQWRQQRTLARGY, from the coding sequence ATGTTTGAGCAATTTATTACCGAGCGCTTATTGGCGCCTGAATATCTGCACTGGCTTTGGCAGGGGTTTCTGATCACCTTGTGGCTCTCTGCCTGTGCCATTGTCTCCTCTACTTTACTGGGCTTTGTGGTTGCCGCGGCACGGGATAGCCAACTCAAGCCACTGCGTTGGCTGGTCACGGTTTATACCAGCGTATTCCGCAACACCCCCCTGTTAGTGCAACTGTTTTTCTGGTATTTCGCATCCGGGCAAATTCTGCCGCAACAGGCGATGATATGGCTGAACACGCCTCACGACACCCTGATTTTCGGTCTGACACTGGCATGGCCGTCCTTTGAATTTTTGGCGGGATTTATCGGCTTGACCCTCTATTCAGCGCCGTTTGTGGCGGAAGAATTACGCGCGGGCATTCAAGGCGTCGGGCGCGGGCAGAAATATGCCGCTCATGCGTTAGGTTTAACGCCCTGGCAGGCCATGCGCCACATTGTCTTGCCACAGGCACTGAAAATCGCCATGCCGCCCTTATTGGGGCAATACATGAACATCGTCAAGAATTCATCATTAACGATGGCGATTGGTGTGGCAGAACTGTCCTATGCGTCTCGTCAGGTAGAAACCCAATCCTTACAAACCTTTGAGGCATTTGGTGTTGCGACGGTACTCTATATCGCCATGATTGCGGTGATGGAAGGTTGGGGACAATGGCGCCAGCAGAGAACATTGGCGAGAGGTTACTGA
- a CDS encoding ABC transporter substrate-binding protein, with protein sequence MKIGNKSRVAVTALLTSLALVSGVAKADKLDDIKKAGTVRIAVFDSNPPFGFIDPQTKKLAGYDVDIANAIANDLGVKLELRPTNPANRIPLLSSKKIDLIAANFTITDERAKQVNFSIPYFATGQKFIARKGVLTKPDDIAKLRIGADKGTVQEITLRERYPTAKVISYDDTPLAFAALRNGNVQAITQDDAKLVGLLANVPEAQKADFEISPFSITREYQAVAASKGEQRLVDEVNQTLLKLEKEGEAEKIYNRWFGPETKSAQPRGDFKFAPLENQAK encoded by the coding sequence ATGAAGATTGGCAATAAATCTCGCGTCGCGGTGACGGCTCTGCTGACCAGCTTGGCATTGGTTTCAGGGGTGGCAAAAGCAGATAAACTGGATGACATCAAAAAAGCGGGCACGGTACGCATTGCGGTATTTGACAGTAATCCACCCTTTGGTTTTATCGATCCCCAAACGAAAAAATTGGCTGGCTATGATGTGGACATCGCCAATGCGATTGCCAATGATTTGGGCGTGAAACTGGAACTACGTCCAACCAATCCAGCAAACCGCATCCCGCTGCTCTCTTCCAAAAAAATTGATTTAATTGCCGCTAACTTCACGATTACCGATGAACGCGCAAAACAGGTTAATTTTTCCATTCCTTATTTTGCGACCGGTCAGAAATTCATTGCCCGCAAAGGGGTTCTGACTAAACCGGATGATATTGCCAAATTGCGTATTGGTGCAGACAAGGGAACGGTACAGGAAATTACCTTGCGTGAGCGTTATCCAACCGCAAAAGTGATCTCTTACGACGATACACCGCTGGCATTTGCGGCGCTGAGAAATGGCAATGTTCAGGCGATCACGCAGGATGATGCGAAACTGGTTGGCCTGTTGGCAAACGTCCCCGAAGCCCAGAAAGCCGATTTTGAAATCTCCCCTTTCAGCATTACCCGCGAATATCAGGCGGTCGCAGCTTCCAAAGGAGAGCAACGACTGGTTGATGAGGTTAACCAGACCTTGCTGAAATTGGAAAAAGAGGGTGAAGCCGAAAAAATTTATAACCGCTGGTTCGGCCCGGAAACCAAATCCGCCCAGCCACGAGGTGATTTTAAATTCGCGCCATTAGAAAATCAGGCGAAATAA
- the phoU gene encoding phosphate signaling complex protein PhoU, whose product MDNLNLSKHISGQFTAELEHIRTELMAMGGLVEEQLSKAILAMHNQDAVLARQVSEDDQKVNMMEVAIDEACVRIIAKRQPTASDLRLIMVISKTIAELERIGDVADKICQTALERFSHQQQALLVSLESLGRHTIQMLHDVLDAFARMDLEEAIRIYREDKKVDQEYESIVRQLMTYMMEDPRTIPNVMTALFCARSIERIGDRCQNICEFIFYYVKGQDFRHIGGDQLEKLLTQKE is encoded by the coding sequence ATGGACAATCTGAATCTGAGCAAACACATCTCTGGTCAGTTTACGGCTGAACTGGAACATATTCGTACCGAATTGATGGCAATGGGCGGGCTGGTAGAAGAACAGCTCAGTAAAGCCATTCTGGCGATGCACAACCAAGACGCAGTATTGGCACGGCAAGTGAGTGAGGATGACCAGAAGGTGAATATGATGGAAGTGGCGATTGATGAGGCGTGCGTCCGCATCATTGCTAAACGCCAGCCGACGGCCAGTGACCTGCGCCTGATCATGGTGATTTCCAAGACCATCGCTGAACTGGAGCGTATCGGCGATGTTGCCGATAAGATCTGCCAGACCGCGCTTGAAAGATTTTCACATCAGCAGCAAGCCTTACTGGTCAGTTTGGAATCACTGGGGCGCCATACGATCCAAATGCTGCATGATGTGTTGGATGCCTTTGCCCGCATGGATCTGGAAGAGGCCATCCGTATCTACCGTGAAGATAAAAAAGTGGATCAGGAATACGAAAGTATTGTCCGTCAGCTCATGACCTACATGATGGAAGATCCCAGAACGATTCCGAATGTTATGACCGCGCTCTTCTGTGCCCGCTCTATTGAGCGCATTGGTGACCGTTGCCAGAATATTTGTGAATTTATCTTCTATTACGTCAAAGGGCAGGATTTCCGCCACATTGGGGGTGATCAGTTGGAAAAATTACTGACCCAAAAAGAGTAG
- the pstB gene encoding phosphate ABC transporter ATP-binding protein PstB, translating into MNKANGIAVNNIAVNNIAGSKIQVRDLNFYYGKFHALKNITLDIAQNKVTAFIGPSGCGKSTLLRTFNKMYELYVEQRAEGEIILDGTNILTDKQDIALLRAKVGMVFQKPTPFPMSIYDNIAFGVRLFEKLPRAEMDERVQWALTKAALWHETKDKLHQSGHSLSGGQQQRLCIARGIAIRPEVLLLDEPCSALDPISTGRIEELISELKSEYTVVIVTHNMQQAARCSDYTAFMYLGELIEFSDTDRLFTTPKMKQTEDYITGRYG; encoded by the coding sequence ATGAATAAGGCTAATGGCATTGCAGTCAATAACATAGCAGTCAATAATATTGCAGGAAGTAAAATTCAGGTACGTGATCTGAACTTCTATTACGGCAAATTTCACGCGCTGAAAAATATTACGCTCGATATCGCACAAAATAAGGTAACGGCATTTATTGGGCCATCAGGCTGTGGCAAATCCACGTTATTGCGTACTTTCAACAAAATGTATGAATTGTACGTCGAACAGCGGGCTGAAGGTGAAATTATTCTGGATGGCACGAATATCCTGACAGACAAACAAGACATTGCCTTGCTGCGTGCCAAAGTCGGGATGGTTTTCCAGAAACCGACACCCTTCCCGATGTCGATTTACGACAATATTGCTTTCGGGGTACGGCTGTTTGAAAAACTACCCAGGGCAGAGATGGATGAACGTGTCCAATGGGCATTGACAAAAGCGGCGCTGTGGCACGAAACCAAAGATAAATTGCACCAGAGTGGGCATAGCCTTTCCGGTGGTCAGCAGCAGCGTCTGTGCATTGCTCGTGGTATCGCTATTCGTCCTGAGGTTTTGTTGCTGGATGAACCCTGTTCGGCACTGGATCCGATCTCGACAGGGCGCATTGAAGAGTTGATCAGCGAATTAAAATCGGAATATACCGTCGTGATCGTCACCCACAACATGCAGCAGGCGGCGCGTTGTTCGGATTACACGGCATTTATGTATCTTGGCGAACTGATTGAATTTAGTGATACCGACAGATTATTTACCACACCGAAGATGAAACAGACCGAAGATTATATTACTGGCCGTTATGGTTGA